A stretch of DNA from Synechococcus sp. JA-3-3Ab:
CCTCTGCCCCGGCGGATACCACCACCCAAAATCCGCCCGTGCCTTCTGCGCGCAGGGATGCGGCAGAGGGGGTGGGATCCTGAACCAGAAGCGGTCGAGAGCGGCGCAGATCGGCGGGGAAGATCCCGGCTTCGTAGCCTTGGTCGGCCAAGTACCGCACCTGTTCGGCGGCAGCAGCGGGGTCGGCAAACCCGCCGGTGCGCACCACCCGCAGGTCGTCGTAGATCAAGGGCAGGGATCCCTCTAGCAGTTGTTGGAGTGCAGGCCATTTTTCACCGCTGGGATCGGCCACCAACACCCAGTAGCGCTCCCCCTGAGGTGGGTTGGAGTCGGGATCCCCCACAGCTTCCTCTCCTGCCAACGACACCGCCACCGCCGGCAGGCCCTGGGCGGTCAGCCAGCGGGCCTGATCCTGCGCCAGCGACAGGCGGGAGAAGGTGCCCGTCTGCAAAGCCGCCTGGCCGCGGTATTGCACCACAGCAGCCCCTGGAAAGAAGCGGCGCACCCGCTCTTCCAGCCGGGGATCCCCAGTAGGGTTGGGCACTTGGGTGGCAAAGGGCCGCTGCGGATCGAAGGGGGGAGCCGTTGGCGCTGGCGGGGCAGGACTGGGGGAGGGAGCGGGAAAAGCGGGCGGCAGGGGCGGATCCGTCTCTTGGCGGCTCACCACCCGCACCGGCAACCCCAGCCGTTCCAATTCCGCTTGGCGGCGTTGGGCGTGGTTGCGGTTGATGAACGTCCCCGCTAAGATGAACACTTGTCCATCCCCTTGCACGAAATAGGCGTCCGGCACCT
This window harbors:
- a CDS encoding SPOR domain-containing protein; translated protein: MATALVAGSLAAFALALPAALALTRYQVHVLADGAAELAKVRAQVPDAYFVQGDGQVFILAGTFINRNHAQRRQAELERLGLPVRVVSRQETDPPLPPAFPAPSPSPAPPAPTAPPFDPQRPFATQVPNPTGDPRLEERVRRFFPGAAVVQYRGQAALQTGTFSRLSLAQDQARWLTAQGLPAVAVSLAGEEAVGDPDSNPPQGERYWVLVADPSGEKWPALQQLLEGSLPLIYDDLRVVRTGGFADPAAAAEQVRYLADQGYEAGIFPADLRRSRPLLVQDPTPSAASLRAEGTGGFWVVVSAGAEALPKLQQFAPDAFVRGSVIQVGTYRQRANAEQARRALAEAGFDARILPVE